One Owenweeksia hongkongensis DSM 17368 genomic region harbors:
- a CDS encoding short-chain fatty acid transporter → MTTFAEKFERAFRAILPSPFTIAILLTLFTFLLALAFGNFPEAHARFPTMLQYWYDGIWSAPLMVFAVQMMLILVLGHALALAPPVNRTIELILSKANTAASVTFLVTFTTILVALFNWGLGLIFGAIIARKTAEKFYREGKPLNYPLLGAAGYIGLMVFHGGISGSAPLKAVEDGHLKTLMSGISSPEVLAKLPSSIPFDLTVFSTMNIVCSIALLAIIPFVLSRVAYKTSKLVQLPFQLDEPQKKQANVTGAEKLDNSRWLSLLLAVIILAFSIYLAFTSQSGLSFLTPNYLNFLMLGLGILLHGNFANYIKAIESAIGGAAGILIQFPFYFGIMGLMKSTGLIEQISGFFISISNETTFPIFTFFSAGLVNIFVPSGGGQWAIQGPIIVEAASQLNIPIAKSVMALAYGDQLTNMLQPFWALPLLAVTGLKAREILPYTLLMLLMGLVIFITVLLIF, encoded by the coding sequence ATGACCACTTTCGCTGAAAAATTTGAACGTGCGTTTCGAGCGATTTTACCATCGCCCTTTACCATAGCTATACTCCTCACTTTATTTACCTTTTTATTAGCGTTGGCCTTTGGAAACTTTCCAGAGGCCCACGCTCGTTTCCCCACCATGCTGCAATATTGGTATGATGGAATATGGTCGGCACCACTGATGGTATTTGCCGTGCAAATGATGTTAATTCTGGTTTTGGGTCATGCCTTAGCTTTAGCTCCGCCAGTAAATAGGACCATTGAATTAATACTTTCAAAAGCAAACACAGCAGCCAGCGTCACTTTCCTGGTGACCTTTACCACCATACTTGTTGCACTTTTCAACTGGGGTCTAGGTTTAATTTTTGGAGCCATCATTGCCAGAAAAACTGCAGAAAAATTTTACCGCGAAGGGAAACCTCTCAACTATCCACTTTTAGGTGCTGCAGGATATATTGGGCTCATGGTATTCCATGGAGGAATCTCGGGTAGTGCTCCTCTTAAAGCGGTAGAAGATGGCCATCTAAAAACCCTCATGTCCGGGATTTCTTCTCCTGAGGTTTTAGCCAAATTACCTTCTTCCATTCCCTTTGACCTTACCGTATTCTCCACCATGAATATTGTTTGTTCCATTGCGCTTCTAGCTATCATCCCTTTTGTTCTTTCACGAGTTGCCTACAAAACTTCCAAACTAGTGCAGCTGCCTTTTCAACTGGATGAACCACAAAAAAAACAAGCTAATGTGACGGGTGCCGAAAAATTGGATAACAGCCGCTGGCTTTCTCTTCTGCTGGCGGTTATTATTTTAGCATTCAGTATTTACCTCGCCTTCACTTCTCAAAGTGGACTTTCATTTCTTACCCCAAATTACCTCAACTTCCTGATGCTTGGTTTGGGCATATTGCTTCATGGCAATTTTGCAAATTATATAAAAGCCATTGAGTCAGCCATTGGTGGTGCGGCCGGCATTCTTATCCAGTTTCCTTTCTACTTTGGAATAATGGGATTGATGAAATCAACCGGCCTTATTGAGCAAATAAGTGGTTTTTTCATTTCAATTTCTAATGAAACCACTTTCCCGATTTTCACATTCTTTAGTGCTGGATTGGTAAATATATTTGTACCCAGCGGTGGCGGGCAGTGGGCTATTCAGGGGCCTATAATTGTAGAAGCCGCAAGTCAACTCAATATTCCGATTGCTAAAAGTGTTATGGCCCTTGCTTATGGCGACCAGCTCACCAATATGTTGCAGCCCTTTTGGGCACTACCCCTACTTGCAGTTACAGGTTTAAAAGCGAGAGAAATTCTTCCTTACACACT
- a CDS encoding T9SS type A sorting domain-containing protein — MRSSTLTLWACILLSGALFSQSKIVLTPDMLLNLSTKGDAGLLIDEQQLAGDPRSGSKSIPSTAFDGGYNSIYFPIRIIIDLKAVHQLTELYVFDSYNVDSLKVFVGDPSSWQLDSVLWLNEWNRWKSVSLNTNTRYLMLEFPSIKTIINEVVLYGYPIASKAPLPPRTPHTPPLMEDFLGANGLHNEPIEKLKCVGSIREYHNWQWDEGNNNPYPGYPNNQFAWSPSWVSGANWGWDFDQTYTNFFNAGLDLSPCLLQTAPYMLDSNLLIDQKPISPNDDAEDPTSYEEHAQYLYQFTARYGSVAVPASKLKLRPGQPVHSGLNLIKYIENRNEPDKWWRGREGYFTPYELAAMCSADYDGHDGSMGDGYGAKNADPNIQFVMGGLTILGLEYIRAMKLWSDTHRTTGFPADVLNFHHYSNSSGGQDQPMKGGISPEDDSLKYKLNEIVEYRDRYLPGKEIWLSEFGYDTNPNSPQGARAIGQNDVYEVQAQWLIRSYLEMAAAGIDRAHVYFFADLNALNPNKFNSSGLVNEKWNGYQPKTSWYYIYAMKKALKGYRFGQEIASGDPSVNVYRFDNDSTSTSVYAAWCNTSTDKRVNNFNINVGNALGATLMQFAKTDTICTEAGLQIGTNANVTVNLSERPIFIRAVNSNSTDCIEIEAKSSIHLQLDKQGQATITPADINNGSKSNCGPLLFSLSKSSFDCSDVTSGHYTEIISDSTWKQSTVTDGITSRTYPWSGVKGNLPAASTFTSQVSLGQPKSYKSIDNVPGSEVIKCAKNVTFYRKTFHLADTADVDFFVEMTVDDDVEIYLNGNLVAREESRLLSNASFPSHMFNTKGQNTHNNNVHESFDHVSNNASSYLTQGINELILAIRNGTGTDNGGFSFRMGVGNPYARVHRVTLTATDNITLASDTSSTLVYVADNLAPSIDLVPNPEIYFDNLGIADITLADLRFAITDNCHLNSIEYEPSSITFSQVKDSAIVEIVSDKTWTKSSFTNFKNAFTYPWSGVFELPDSTTYTINASVGQPFSYQGIYPISGTEVISTDEYITFFKKKFLLNIDSINECWIDLTVDDDAEIYINGQLLAREGSFQINNSSAPAHRIYYGNSFPTNGYHGGDAFDFVSNSNLASILNANGNNEIILAIRNGGNNNVGGFSFKLSIPLTEKKHVPVTITASDKYGNTNTAYTSVELKDTIPPTIVTTNPVLTPNASGIINLDISQFNNGSFDNTAIESFSIFPSTITCGSLRNTSLYATDYFGNTSSTTLNLLVDTVLCPNLIAGGKKSGSSRTNSSDEGTDNPLASPWSFRAYPLPANEIVNIDVNKTVPAESITFEVWDLSGRLILSKSNTTPAYKYSTQLDLTELAAGEYFLTIKHQNESQTTKLLIN, encoded by the coding sequence ATGAGAAGTTCTACCCTAACCCTTTGGGCATGTATTCTACTGTCTGGAGCACTGTTTTCGCAAAGCAAAATTGTATTAACTCCAGATATGCTCCTCAACCTTTCAACAAAGGGAGATGCTGGCCTACTAATAGATGAACAACAACTTGCAGGTGACCCTAGATCAGGTAGCAAGTCTATTCCATCTACAGCATTTGATGGTGGCTACAATAGTATCTACTTTCCGATAAGGATTATAATCGACCTGAAAGCAGTTCATCAATTAACCGAACTCTATGTTTTTGACTCATATAATGTAGATTCACTTAAAGTATTTGTTGGTGATCCTTCAAGCTGGCAACTAGATAGTGTATTATGGCTAAATGAATGGAATCGTTGGAAAAGCGTATCTCTAAATACTAATACTCGCTACCTGATGTTGGAGTTCCCAAGTATCAAAACTATTATTAACGAGGTCGTTCTATACGGTTATCCTATTGCCAGTAAAGCACCATTACCACCTCGAACTCCCCATACCCCTCCTCTCATGGAAGACTTTCTTGGTGCAAACGGTTTACACAACGAACCTATTGAGAAATTAAAGTGCGTGGGCTCCATTAGAGAATATCATAACTGGCAATGGGACGAAGGAAATAACAATCCTTACCCTGGCTATCCAAACAATCAGTTTGCATGGTCCCCTAGCTGGGTTTCCGGGGCAAATTGGGGCTGGGATTTTGACCAAACTTACACCAATTTCTTTAACGCTGGCTTAGACCTCTCACCTTGCCTCCTGCAAACAGCTCCTTATATGCTTGACAGCAATCTACTGATAGACCAAAAGCCAATTTCTCCAAATGATGACGCTGAGGATCCTACATCTTATGAAGAACATGCTCAATACCTTTACCAATTTACCGCGCGATACGGCTCCGTTGCCGTTCCTGCTTCCAAACTTAAACTTCGTCCAGGTCAGCCCGTACATTCGGGACTCAATCTTATCAAGTACATAGAAAATAGAAACGAACCGGATAAGTGGTGGCGTGGACGCGAAGGTTATTTTACCCCATATGAACTGGCGGCAATGTGTAGTGCCGATTATGACGGGCACGATGGAAGTATGGGCGATGGCTATGGTGCCAAAAATGCTGACCCAAATATTCAATTTGTAATGGGGGGTCTTACTATACTTGGGTTAGAGTATATCAGAGCCATGAAGCTGTGGAGCGACACCCACCGTACCACCGGATTCCCCGCTGATGTTCTTAACTTCCATCACTACAGCAATAGTAGCGGAGGTCAGGATCAGCCAATGAAGGGTGGAATTAGTCCAGAAGATGATAGCTTAAAATACAAGTTAAATGAAATTGTGGAGTACCGCGACCGCTATCTTCCTGGTAAAGAAATTTGGCTATCTGAATTTGGCTACGATACCAACCCCAATTCTCCACAAGGCGCTCGTGCTATAGGTCAAAATGATGTATATGAAGTGCAAGCTCAATGGTTAATCCGTAGTTATTTAGAAATGGCCGCTGCCGGAATTGATCGAGCTCATGTATATTTCTTTGCAGACTTAAATGCCCTAAACCCAAATAAATTCAACAGTTCAGGTCTTGTAAATGAAAAATGGAATGGCTACCAACCTAAAACTTCCTGGTACTATATATATGCTATGAAAAAAGCCCTCAAAGGTTATCGCTTTGGTCAAGAAATAGCATCTGGAGACCCAAGTGTAAACGTCTATAGATTTGACAATGATAGCACCTCTACAAGCGTTTATGCAGCGTGGTGTAATACCTCAACCGACAAAAGAGTCAACAACTTTAACATCAATGTAGGTAATGCTCTGGGAGCTACCCTCATGCAGTTTGCTAAAACCGATACCATTTGCACCGAAGCAGGACTGCAAATTGGTACTAATGCCAATGTAACCGTTAATTTAAGCGAGCGCCCTATTTTTATCAGAGCAGTAAATAGTAACTCCACGGACTGTATTGAAATTGAAGCAAAGAGTTCTATCCACCTCCAGTTAGATAAACAAGGTCAGGCCACCATTACACCTGCAGATATTAATAATGGAAGCAAATCCAACTGTGGACCTCTCTTATTTTCCCTTTCAAAAAGCAGTTTCGATTGTAGTGATGTTACCAGTGGTCACTATACTGAAATAATATCGGACAGCACCTGGAAACAGAGTACAGTAACTGACGGCATAACCAGTAGGACTTACCCTTGGAGTGGAGTAAAAGGCAACCTACCGGCTGCTAGCACATTTACTTCCCAAGTGTCTTTAGGTCAGCCAAAAAGCTATAAAAGTATTGACAATGTGCCTGGCAGTGAAGTAATAAAGTGTGCAAAAAATGTAACATTTTATCGCAAAACATTTCACTTAGCAGACACCGCAGATGTTGATTTTTTTGTGGAAATGACTGTAGATGATGATGTGGAAATTTACCTGAATGGTAATCTGGTAGCTCGTGAAGAAAGTCGCTTGCTCTCCAACGCTAGTTTTCCATCCCACATGTTTAATACCAAAGGACAAAACACTCACAATAATAATGTGCATGAATCTTTTGATCACGTTTCAAATAATGCAAGTTCATATTTAACTCAAGGTATTAATGAACTAATACTGGCGATTAGAAATGGAACAGGCACAGACAATGGAGGATTCAGTTTTAGGATGGGAGTTGGAAACCCTTATGCTCGCGTCCATCGAGTAACGCTCACGGCTACTGACAATATTACTTTAGCCTCGGACACATCATCTACCTTAGTGTATGTTGCAGACAACCTGGCTCCTTCCATTGACCTCGTGCCAAATCCCGAAATTTATTTTGACAACTTAGGAATAGCTGACATAACCTTAGCTGATCTGCGGTTTGCCATTACTGACAATTGCCACCTGAACTCTATTGAGTACGAACCTTCCTCCATTACCTTCTCTCAAGTTAAGGATTCGGCAATAGTAGAAATTGTATCCGACAAAACTTGGACTAAGAGTTCTTTCACAAACTTTAAAAATGCATTTACATATCCATGGTCTGGAGTCTTTGAACTTCCTGACAGCACAACTTACACTATCAATGCCAGTGTGGGCCAACCCTTTTCATACCAAGGAATTTATCCGATAAGTGGCACTGAAGTAATTTCTACGGATGAATACATTACATTTTTTAAGAAGAAATTTCTATTAAACATTGATTCTATAAACGAGTGCTGGATTGATCTCACTGTAGATGACGATGCCGAAATTTACATTAATGGTCAGCTCCTGGCCCGTGAAGGTAGTTTTCAGATTAATAATTCTAGTGCTCCAGCACATCGTATTTACTATGGTAATAGCTTCCCCACGAACGGTTATCATGGAGGAGATGCTTTTGACTTTGTCAGCAACAGCAATCTGGCTTCAATACTCAATGCAAATGGGAACAATGAAATTATACTTGCCATCAGAAATGGAGGAAACAACAATGTAGGTGGGTTCTCCTTTAAGCTTTCAATTCCATTGACTGAAAAAAAACATGTACCAGTTACCATAACAGCTTCAGACAAATATGGAAACACTAATACCGCTTATACAAGCGTAGAGCTTAAGGACACCATTCCACCAACTATTGTAACCACAAATCCTGTGCTTACGCCAAATGCTTCCGGTATTATAAACTTAGATATTTCACAGTTTAACAATGGTTCTTTTGACAATACAGCAATCGAGAGTTTCTCTATTTTCCCAAGTACCATTACTTGCGGTAGTCTGCGCAACACATCTCTGTATGCTACAGATTATTTTGGAAATACAAGTAGCACAACCCTTAATCTCCTAGTGGACACAGTGCTCTGCCCAAACCTGATAGCCGGTGGGAAAAAGTCTGGATCTTCTAGAACAAATAGCTCTGATGAAGGAACGGATAACCCTTTAGCATCACCTTGGAGCTTCAGAGCTTACCCACTGCCAGCAAATGAAATAGTAAATATTGATGTAAATAAAACTGTTCCTGCAGAATCTATAACATTTGAAGTATGGGATTTAAGTGGGCGCTTAATACTTTCAAAAAGCAATACAACACCTGCTTACAAATACTCCACACAACTTGATTTGACCGAGTTAGCTGCTGGTGAATACTTCCTTACCATAAAACATCAGAATGAATCTCAAACCACCAAACTTCTAATAAACTAA
- a CDS encoding DUF3127 domain-containing protein gives MEVSGSIKKIGDTQQVTASFSKRELVVTTEEQYPQHLMIEFVQDKTSLLDSYSPGDKVTVGINLRGREWTSPQNEVKYFNSIQGWRIEKVGAQGGDPSSNGAAPAAPPMAPMDEEDDDLPF, from the coding sequence ATGGAAGTAAGCGGAAGTATTAAGAAGATAGGCGATACCCAACAGGTAACAGCCTCATTTAGCAAAAGAGAATTGGTAGTAACTACCGAAGAGCAATATCCACAGCACCTGATGATAGAGTTTGTGCAAGACAAAACATCTCTATTGGACAGCTACAGCCCTGGTGACAAAGTTACCGTAGGTATCAACCTTAGAGGTCGTGAGTGGACATCTCCACAGAATGAGGTAAAGTATTTTAACTCTATCCAAGGATGGAGAATAGAAAAAGTAGGAGCACAAGGTGGTGATCCTTCTTCAAATGGCGCAGCACCTGCTGCACCTCCTATGGCACCAATGGATGAGGAAGATGATGATCTTCCTTTCTAA
- a CDS encoding flavin reductase family protein, protein MISVDLNELDGKTAHAHLLGAVGPRPIALASTIDNGGNPNLSPFSYFNVFSSNPPTLIFSPARRVRDNTTKHTLHNAEATREVVINVVNYDIVQQTSLASTEYGDGVNEFTKAGLTPIESDVVKPFRVKESPAQFECKVKDIVALGDGGGAGNLIICEVVRMHINENILDENGIISMQKIDLVARMGGNYYCRASGEALFEVEKPLAKLGIGVDQIPKRIRQSTYLDGNDLGKLGNVESLPNDAELAEFAENWKIKEIFEKSANGLEMHENLHQYAKELLDENKVSKAWKALLCDKLNRI, encoded by the coding sequence ATGATATCAGTAGATTTAAATGAATTGGATGGTAAAACGGCTCACGCTCACCTGCTAGGTGCAGTTGGCCCACGCCCTATTGCACTGGCAAGCACCATTGATAATGGTGGCAACCCAAACTTAAGCCCATTCAGCTATTTCAATGTATTTAGCTCTAATCCCCCCACGCTGATTTTTTCTCCAGCTCGTAGGGTAAGAGATAATACCACCAAGCACACTTTACACAATGCCGAGGCAACTCGTGAAGTAGTGATCAATGTGGTGAATTATGACATCGTGCAACAAACCTCCTTGGCTTCCACCGAATATGGTGATGGAGTAAATGAATTCACCAAAGCTGGCCTTACTCCCATCGAGTCAGATGTGGTAAAACCATTTAGGGTAAAGGAATCACCAGCACAATTTGAGTGTAAGGTGAAAGATATTGTGGCTCTAGGCGATGGTGGAGGTGCTGGAAACCTCATCATTTGTGAGGTAGTACGCATGCACATCAACGAAAATATTCTTGATGAAAATGGAATCATCAGCATGCAAAAAATTGATCTGGTAGCTAGAATGGGTGGCAACTACTACTGCCGCGCTAGTGGTGAAGCGCTATTTGAAGTAGAAAAACCATTAGCAAAATTAGGTATTGGTGTAGATCAAATTCCAAAACGAATAAGACAAAGTACCTACCTTGACGGCAATGATTTAGGAAAGCTTGGTAATGTGGAAAGCTTACCAAATGATGCTGAGTTGGCGGAATTTGCTGAAAACTGGAAAATAAAAGAGATTTTTGAAAAATCTGCAAACGGACTAGAAATGCACGAGAATCTTCATCAATACGCTAAAGAGCTATTGGATGAAAATAAAGTATCTAAAGCCTGGAAGGCTCTGTTATGTGACAAATTGAATCGTATATAA
- a CDS encoding SGNH/GDSL hydrolase family protein: MNFLRHLCLSLIIILSACDKKNNHSIAEHESYRFYLWQLLNANYWDFDFIGTHHDNYFYPGFRGVLFDRDHEGISGIQTVGVLNHMDFVLDHIPKPDVVLLGIGGNDLASGSRGVEETVDNIKEIINRFQAVNPNVVILVEQIAPIKESEESIALVDKLIEFNNLIAQLPISESTSRSKVISVDMFSNWSNQNFADDVHYNTRGAQEVAFRYYIEIVKHLNFENHYRILPIGDSRVEGYKSTSEHVGFRQD, encoded by the coding sequence ATGAATTTTTTACGACACTTATGTTTATCCTTAATTATCATTCTTTCTGCGTGCGACAAAAAGAATAACCATTCCATTGCCGAACATGAAAGCTATCGCTTCTACCTATGGCAGCTTTTGAATGCCAATTACTGGGACTTTGACTTTATAGGCACACATCATGACAACTACTTCTACCCTGGCTTTAGAGGCGTACTATTTGATCGCGATCATGAAGGGATCTCAGGAATACAGACTGTAGGTGTATTGAATCATATGGATTTTGTTTTAGACCATATCCCAAAACCTGATGTTGTTTTGCTCGGAATTGGAGGAAATGATTTAGCATCTGGAAGCAGAGGAGTTGAAGAAACGGTTGACAATATCAAAGAAATCATAAATCGGTTTCAAGCAGTGAATCCCAATGTTGTGATTTTGGTTGAGCAAATAGCACCAATTAAGGAAAGTGAAGAAAGCATAGCATTAGTAGATAAATTAATAGAATTCAATAACCTCATTGCTCAACTTCCTATTAGCGAATCTACCAGTCGGTCCAAAGTTATTTCGGTGGACATGTTTAGCAATTGGAGCAATCAAAATTTTGCTGATGACGTCCATTACAATACCCGAGGGGCGCAAGAAGTTGCTTTTAGATATTATATCGAGATAGTGAAGCATCTTAACTTTGAGAATCACTATCGCATCCTACCCATAGGAGACTCTAGAGTAGAAGGGTACAAATCAACAAGCGAACATGTAGGTTTCCGTCAGGATTAA
- a CDS encoding SusD/RagB family nutrient-binding outer membrane lipoprotein, whose protein sequence is MKKTIYTLSLISLITWGCTKDFDKINKNPNGPENISPQFLLSNIIWEVADRNTYDQGFILASYLVQQSASVEFERIDRYEMGSNSEYWDALYRLLADIQSMKKVEGTNEAYAAVGDIMSCFIYSQLTDMWNNVPYTEALQAKEANFTPKYDLQEEIYTNPNTGLLAVLKNATDVLNNTNFSISGDIMFSNDLGQWIRFGNSLRVRYLMRMSNHFGQYPDLQNELQNIVDGGMIMLGNPDNAVVPYLASAPNQFPLFNASQGGYQEHRMTQTADSILTMWDDPRVEVLYKPTQKSVTDGNPEYKGLLNGQSRETIASEGIDLNDISLYGAIFRDQPDGVDAQIMQYAELQFALAEAAEKGFISGSAQVYYQAGVEASFDYYDVEVPADYFSRASVMLDGTNNLNRILTQKWLALFHCGHEAWFSVRRTGIPNLKPGPDNLNGGKYPVRYFYPESEQATNSENYQNAIQEIGGDNINSKGWWEQ, encoded by the coding sequence ATGAAAAAAACAATATACACCCTCAGCCTAATAAGCCTTATCACCTGGGGCTGCACCAAGGACTTTGACAAAATAAATAAGAACCCAAACGGCCCTGAGAATATCAGTCCTCAATTCCTGCTTTCTAATATAATTTGGGAAGTAGCAGACCGAAATACTTATGACCAGGGATTTATACTGGCCAGCTACTTGGTTCAGCAATCAGCTAGTGTAGAATTTGAAAGGATTGACCGCTACGAAATGGGCTCTAATAGTGAATATTGGGATGCACTTTATCGCCTGTTGGCTGATATTCAATCCATGAAAAAAGTGGAAGGAACAAATGAGGCTTATGCTGCCGTAGGCGATATTATGAGTTGCTTTATTTACTCACAGCTTACTGACATGTGGAACAATGTTCCATATACGGAAGCATTGCAAGCCAAAGAGGCCAACTTCACCCCAAAGTATGACTTGCAGGAAGAAATATACACTAACCCCAACACCGGGCTTTTGGCTGTGCTTAAAAATGCGACCGATGTACTAAATAACACCAACTTCTCCATTTCAGGAGATATTATGTTTAGTAATGACTTAGGCCAATGGATTCGCTTTGGTAATTCGCTTCGAGTGCGATATCTGATGCGTATGAGTAATCACTTTGGGCAATACCCTGATTTGCAAAATGAACTGCAAAACATTGTAGATGGCGGAATGATAATGCTGGGAAATCCAGACAATGCAGTGGTGCCTTACCTGGCCTCTGCCCCTAACCAATTTCCATTATTCAATGCTTCACAGGGTGGATACCAGGAGCACCGCATGACCCAAACAGCTGATTCTATTCTCACCATGTGGGATGACCCTCGTGTAGAAGTGCTTTACAAGCCCACTCAAAAAAGTGTGACCGATGGAAACCCAGAATACAAAGGTTTGCTGAACGGCCAAAGCCGGGAAACCATTGCTTCCGAAGGGATTGATTTGAATGACATCTCCTTGTACGGGGCTATTTTTAGAGATCAGCCCGATGGTGTAGATGCTCAAATCATGCAATACGCTGAGCTGCAATTTGCTTTAGCAGAAGCAGCCGAAAAAGGTTTCATCTCTGGAAGTGCCCAGGTTTATTATCAAGCAGGTGTTGAGGCCAGTTTTGACTATTATGATGTGGAAGTACCTGCAGACTATTTTTCCAGAGCTTCTGTAATGCTAGATGGTACCAACAACCTCAATCGTATTTTAACCCAAAAGTGGTTAGCCCTTTTTCACTGCGGCCATGAAGCTTGGTTTAGCGTTCGCAGAACAGGTATTCCAAATCTAAAACCCGGCCCTGACAACCTGAATGGAGGAAAGTATCCTGTGAGATATTTTTACCCGGAAAGTGAGCAGGCAACCAATAGCGAAAACTACCAGAATGCCATTCAAGAAATAGGTGGCGACAACATCAACAGCAAAGGTTGGTGGGAACAATAA